AGCGCTTGCCTCCTGGACGGCCTTGTCATCGTGACTTGAAACTCGCTTCCGTTTGCCTGGGGTCGCCAAGGTGGACGGATCAGGGGTTGCTGTAGAGCGTTCGCCGTTTGTGGCAGCCATAGTGGCAGTTGCGCTTTCGTCTGCGCTCATTGCCTCGGAGACGCGCCGGAGGTGCGTAGTTTTGCCTGAAACGCGAGAGCAAGATCCCCTTCTATTCTTCAAGGGGGGTTAAGCCAGCGCTGTCGAAAAAAGCAGGACGCGACAGTGCGCCTGAAATCGTATTGTAATTTAACAGGAGTGGAAGGGTAAAGAGCACCAATCAAGTATTTGAAATCGAAGTGCCAGAATTGCGATCGAGAGTCTTGATCTCCGAAGCGGATGCGCCAACGGTAGCTCAAGAGAGGGAACGGGTGCGCAATCGGAGAAAGCACTTCACAAGATGGAGATCCGACACAACAATAAAAGCAAATTGATCCTGCACAGTAGGAGATTTGCTTTACGAATTGAATCAGGCGCAACGGCGTGAAAAAAGGTCAAAAATCGCGTATGGAGGGGACTCTGGGACAGACAAAGAGGGATCGAACTGTTTCCTCGCCCGCGCCATGCCAAAAGCGCAACCCGTGACAGGCTCTCACGTGACCAAGATTTTTCACTGGGTCCAGCGTCAGGTCCGGAAGACAACAAATGAAGACATCGCCGGCCAAGTCAGTTTTCTCATGATTCCCATGTTGGATCCCTTATTTATGGATGTCATTGGTTTGGAATCATGCCCCACACCGCTCCATGGTCGTGTCTTTGAGAGCGGCGCATTTCAGCAGCCGTTCGCTCCGAAAGGTAGCTATGCAAACCGAAGCTATTGTTCAGCAGTGCTAACTTACGGTCTTTTTGTCTGATCAGCAATGCTCGTATAGCACATCGTTTCGTCCAATATATGCGAAATCCTTGGATTCGTCCACCGATGCCTTCCTCAGTCCGTCGAGTCCGACCCAGCGAGATGCAGTTATACACGGGAGAGACGATTGGGCGCACCCATCATCTTGCGAATTTTGGTGCACCTCGCGGCTCATCCAGTCTCGTTTGAACAAACAATCATTTCCTTTGGCCAAGGTTCTTGAACCGTGGGCTCCTGTTCACGAGCGCGGAGGGGGACTTGATGATGCCGACCAAAGTCCAACGAGAGTTTCGCAATCTCGGCGGGCTCATCACCGAAATTCACAAAAGAATGATCTTACCATTGACGGACCGGAAACGCCAAAGAAAATGCTACCTCGCATTCAGGGGCCATCGGATTACTTGATTGACACCATTCAGAATCGGGCgctctcctccaccaacccGGATGATAGTAATTGGACGTTTTCTGGAAAATCTCGAACGCCTCTGAGAGCCCCTTTGACATGGCACCAACGACGCGCGCTACAGCGCACGCAAGAAACGTCCTTACAAAAGATTACTGCGGATTATATCGATTTGGTTGAACCTGCATTACGGGGACGGAACAACGCAACATTTTCTGACCCTTCCCTCCCTGCATTGGAACCCGATTACAATCTGCAAAGTATGCTTTGTGGTAATTACATTGATTACTTGGCGGCCCGACAATATAACTTCACTGATGTGATGGCATGGGCTTGGGTGCTCACGAGTAACACTACTTACGAGGCTACTCTTCGTATTTACTTTCTAGAAGCGGATTGGGGAGACAAGGCAACCGCTTCTCGCCCAAGCGTTCCCACCTTTATCCCACTCTTGCTCCTGCTACAGGAAATCGACTTGAAGACATTTCgcttattactagtatactGTCTGCACATTGTCGCCGGGCGACCAGTTCCCCATCTCGATCACTCTTTTCATTCTATATCGAATCATGCGATATCTAAACATCTACACAACCTTACCCACACAAAATCTATACCTTCGGTGGATCATAGCACATGCGCAAAATTTGTTGTCCGTTTGCTTTCTCACGCGCGACGGCTGTGGCCTGAAGCGCAGCTTCCCATTGCCCAGGCATTCGCATTCCATTTGCGCACTACTAAATCCAAAGGGACTAGCTTCGTGACAAAGAAGCTCAATAAATTTATACGGTTGCTTTCTTTGCCTTCCGGCCCTCGCCCATTTGTTACGGCCTCCATACAACAACAAGCACAGTTTGAGCTGTTAAAAGCCGTGGCAGACAAGTATACCGTCTCACCTATCACACGACGGGGCTATCAAGGTTTAGCGTCTGTCCAGCTAGCTCATAAAAAGACGGCCGCCGAACGCGAGTCGGCGGAACTGAAGACACCGTCATGGCCACcgtggaaagaagaaagatcAGGAATTGACTCCGATAAGGGCATGGAAGGAATGCGAAGCCGTGCCATACGCGTGATTTCCCAAATGAGGGAAGCGGGCTACCCTTACTCTCTGTGGGAAGAGGTCTCGGGTATATTGGCTGGTTGGGATACGGACAACAGTCCTACGATACAGACCAGAACACTGGCACGGCCTCCAGAGCATCTACGGGGGAAGTCTGGGAACCAAGGTCACCATGCAATCTGGGAGGCGCGAATCCGCGCCACAAGGACAGTTCGGGAGGCTTGGGCATGCTTTACGGCATATGAAAGCTGGGGTCATACGCCCCATGCCTCTGTTTACGTTGCAATGGGTGAGAAACTCGTGTTCGAAACGAAGGCAGCAAGGGAGAAAAGTGATCAGCCTAGGTTTTCATTGCCTGGCGATGGCCCGGAAGTTTTTCCAGAACCTGCCTCCGCACGGGACTGGATCTATACTCCCACCGAACCGCCTACCTTGAGTGCCTTTCTTAAAACAATGCTTTCACAAGGTTTCCGCCCGTCTGGTAGATTCCTGGCCTTACTTCTACATAATGCCCCCGCCTTCCACGTGGGGTTGGATTGCCTCAATTGCAGCGATCTGACAAATCAACAACTAAGGGTGTTGTTCAGCTTTGGCGACGAGATTCCCGACAATGATGCTGAAGCGCAAAGGGCGCTAGATGAACTGCCCGAATATATTGTGTCAGCTTTCATCCGGTTTTTGTGCAGGTTCTCTGTTGTCACCAGACAGTCTCCAAGAATTGACGACATCACCACAGCAGATGCTTTCCCGATAATTACGAATAATTGGCCAACATCCCCTTCAGATATTCCCACCCTCTTTGCGTACACCGACAaacatcgccatcgacgGAAGGGTTGGTATTCGAAACTCCTTTCCCATGCAATACGGCTGTTGCAGAAGCGAAATTCGTCAAATCCCCAGGGATGGGTGCAGCTCTTAGCAGGCCTTCGCTCGACGCGCATTCTTGGTGGTTCATCTAATATCAACCGCCATACCCAGATGGTTCTTGCCTGGCATGAAATTTTGGTGACTTTGAACTGGCTGGATGAGCGCAATATCGAGATAGGACCTGAGGGGTTTCAGATCCTGTGTACTGGTTTCTCGAAAGCAATGGTTGCCGGAGTCAAAGACCAAAAGTCCACGGAGAAGGGCCTGAGAATACTAGCCACAGCCGCGCAAGGAAACGTTTTGCATCCTGAACTTGTTCCTCTAAGTTTCGAGGATATGGTCGAACACGGTCTGGAAACGTTGAAGAACCAGTTTGATCGGCTTGTCCTCCTGGACCCAAAGACATCTCCCATATTCGAGTCTTTCAGGTTATCTCTGGAGGGACAAACCGAGTCACAGGTGTCTGTGCCTACTTTAGCCCACGCCCCCTCTCCGCCCGTCCTGCATGCATTTGTCAGGTCTCTGGGGTTAGCTGAAGACTCGGAAGGTCTATTAAACCTTCTTCGGTGGATGAGCCAGAATTCACTGGCACTCAAGCAGATGTCTGATGAGTATTCAAATGGTAGTACAATGATGCGACGTACTATAGTTGCAGTCCGCATGTTTCTCGAGGGATATTGGGGAAGACGGCCGTTAGCGCCGGCGCAATATCAGTCTGGATTTACGGACCATGCCACCCCGAGTGAATTCAACAGGCCTACATTCTCGGATCCAACCCTTCAAGAGGCATATGATATCATCGCGACAACAGAGCTCTGGGGTCCTTGGCCAAGCGATGAGGAGGTTTGGGATTATCTTGCTCATATGGACCAGTAAACCTCGACATGGCCCGGGCGCGTCTTTCACTTCATTTaatgtatatatagctagatTTTGTAAGATAGAGGCCACACAAAACGAATAATGATACCCATACAGTGAGAACTGAGAAGACTAGGTCTAATATCCGCGCTTATTATCGGCTGAAGTTCCCCGCAGCGCTGCAGCTCGGCTTCCCCACAGCCTTCCG
The nucleotide sequence above comes from Aspergillus puulaauensis MK2 DNA, chromosome 3, nearly complete sequence. Encoded proteins:
- a CDS encoding uncharacterized protein (COG:S;~EggNog:ENOG410PK1G), whose product is MSLVWNHAPHRSMVVSLRAAHFSSRSLRKQCSYSTSFRPIYAKSLDSSTDAFLSPSSPTQRDAVIHGRDDWAHPSSCEFWCTSRLIQSRLNKQSFPLAKVLEPWAPVHERGGGLDDADQSPTRVSQSRRAHHRNSQKNDLTIDGPETPKKMLPRIQGPSDYLIDTIQNRALSSTNPDDSNWTFSGKSRTPLRAPLTWHQRRALQRTQETSLQKITADYIDLVEPALRGRNNATFSDPSLPALEPDYNLQSMLCGNYIDYLAARQYNFTDVMAWAWVLTSNTTYEATLRIYFLEADWGDKATASRPSVPTFIPLLLLLQEIDLKTFRLLLVYCLHIVAGRPVPHLDHSFHSISNHAISKHLHNLTHTKSIPSVDHSTCAKFVVRLLSHARRLWPEAQLPIAQAFAFHLRTTKSKGTSFVTKKLNKFIRLLSLPSGPRPFVTASIQQQAQFELLKAVADKYTVSPITRRGYQGLASVQLAHKKTAAERESAELKTPSWPPWKEERSGIDSDKGMEGMRSRAIRVISQMREAGYPYSLWEEVSGILAGWDTDNSPTIQTRTLARPPEHLRGKSGNQGHHAIWEARIRATRTVREAWACFTAYESWGHTPHASVYVAMGEKLVFETKAAREKSDQPRFSLPGDGPEVFPEPASARDWIYTPTEPPTLSAFLKTMLSQGFRPSGRFLALLLHNAPAFHVGLDCLNCSDLTNQQLRVLFSFGDEIPDNDAEAQRALDELPEYIVSAFIRFLCRFSVVTRQSPRIDDITTADAFPIITNNWPTSPSDIPTLFAYTDKHRHRRKGWYSKLLSHAIRLLQKRNSSNPQGWVQLLAGLRSTRILGGSSNINRHTQMVLAWHEILVTLNWLDERNIEIGPEGFQILCTGFSKAMVAGVKDQKSTEKGLRILATAAQGNVLHPELVPLSFEDMVEHGLETLKNQFDRLVLLDPKTSPIFESFRLSLEGQTESQVSVPTLAHAPSPPVLHAFVRSLGLAEDSEGLLNLLRWMSQNSLALKQMSDEYSNGSTMMRRTIVAVRMFLEGYWGRRPLAPAQYQSGFTDHATPSEFNRPTFSDPTLQEAYDIIATTELWGPWPSDEEVWDYLAHMDQ